The following coding sequences lie in one Arachis ipaensis cultivar K30076 chromosome B03, Araip1.1, whole genome shotgun sequence genomic window:
- the LOC107629335 gene encoding heterogeneous nuclear ribonucleoprotein Q — protein sequence MPRGKANSSSVAKPSEPENPAESDEKIDFDDANDAEETMEEEIEYEEVEEEEEVEEIEEVEEEEEDPEEVEVVEEEEEEEDPEEVEEVEEMEEDNIMQNSSKAEDKDEKKKHADLLSLPPHGSEVYIGGIPLDASTEDLKAFCESIGEVAEVRVMTGKDSSENKGFGFVTFKSVELASKAIKELNNKAFKGRKIKCSTAQAKHRLFIGNVPRNWGDEDLRKVVSDVAPGVTGLELVKDMKNTKNNRGFAFIDYYNHACAEYSRQKMMSSTFKLGDNAPTVSWADPKNADSSASSQVKAVYVKNLPRNVTQEQMKKLFEHHGKITKVVLPPPKSGQEKNRIGFVHFAERSSAMKALKNTERYELEGQILDCSLAKPQADQKSGGSNLQKPGLLPSYPPHVGYGLVGALGTGHGSPGFAQMVCLCLLSLYY from the exons ATGCCACGGGGAAAGGCAAATTCTTCATCAGTTGCTAAGCCATCCGAGCCTGAAAATCCAGCTGAATCTGATGAAAAGATCGATTTTGATGACGCAAATGATGCTGAGGAAACAatggaagaagaaattgaatatgaagaagtagaagaagaagaggaagtggaagaaatagaagaggtggaagaagaggaagaggatccGGAGGAGGTTGAGGTggtggaggaggaagaggaggaagaggatccGGAGGAGGTGGAAGAGgttgaagaaatggaagaagataATATCATGCAAAACAGTAGCAAGGCAGAAGATAAGGATGAGAAGAAAAAGCATGCTGATCTTCTATCTCTTCCTCCTCATGGGTCTGAAGTATACATTGGTGGTATTCCACTTGATGCCTCAACTGAGGATTTGAAAGCATTTTGTGAGTCTATTGGGGAAGTTGCAGAG GTTCGTGTAATGACAGGAAAAGATTCTTCTGAGAATAAGGGATTTGGTTTTGTGACATTTAAAAGTGTGGAATTGGCTTCTAAAGCCATCAAGGAGCTGAACAATAAAGCATTTAAg GGTAGAAAAATAAAATGTTCAACAGCTCAAGCAAAACACCGTCTTTTTATTGGCAATGTTCCCAGAAACTGGGGTGATGAAGATCTCAGGAAGGTTGTATCTGATGTTGCACCTGGAGTTACTGGTTTAGAACTAGTCAAG GATATGAAGAACACTAAAAATAACCGTGGATTTGCTTTTATTGACTATTATAATCATGCATGTGCTGAATATTCAAGGCAAAAGATGATGAGCTCAACATTTAAGCTAGGTGACAATGCTCCAACGGTGAGCTGGGCTGACCCTAAAAATGCTGATTCCTCTGCTTCATCTCAG GTGAAGGCAGTATATGTGAAGAACTTGCCTAGGAATGTAACTCAGGAGCAGATGAAGAAGCTTTTTGAACATCATGGGAAGATCACAAAGGTGGTTCTTCCACCACCAAAGTCTGGGCAGGAAAAGAATAGAATAGGTTTTGTACATTTTGCAGAGAGGTCAAGTGCTATGAAAGCACTAAAAAACACTGAAAGATATGAATTAGAAG GTCAAATTTTGGACTGCTCTCTAGCTAAGCCACAGGCTGATCAAAAGTCTGGAGGATCAAACTTGCAGAAGCCAGGATTGCTTCCAAGCTATCCCCCACATGTTGGTTACGGTTTGGTTGGTGCCCTTGGCACGGGACATGGTTCCCCAGGTTTTGCACAGATGGTGTGTTTATGTTTGTTATCATTATATTATTAA
- the LOC107629332 gene encoding uncharacterized protein LOC107629332 has product MGKREKQKQKHQRGLARGAFYYLQDQSEIDDTPRLPPADEVEEADDENHSEEDEEEEERMKIHEHLSDDMPSKFHLYQQSVQSPKGDISYMQKFFLMYVGGRMPLHLQEDFCGTALLSTEWLRSDPRRTAVGLDLDVEALHWCMENNIPKVGADGFSRISLYHGNVLQPLQSKLVKMDPQEQLRNTSLTEDAANLQAGLLESDLQTGSASEDAESNKRGFPPRRDIVCAFNYSCCCLHKRADLVLYFKHAHDALSAKGGIFVMDLYGGTSSENKLRLQRRFPNFTYVWEQAEFDIIQRKTRISLHFHLNKQQRKLRHAFSYSWRLWTLPEVKDCLEEAGFRSVHFWIREMPDTTEIVRTEGLGARKDIKYEEATNFQQQDSWNAYIVGVA; this is encoded by the exons ATGGGCAAACgagagaagcagaagcagaagcatcAAAGAGGCTTAGCGCGAGGAGCTTTCTACTATCTTCAGGACCAATCTGAAATTGATGACACTCCCAGACTTCCACCTGCAGATGAAGTGGAAGAGGCTGATGATGAAAACCATAgcgaagaagacgaagaagaagaagaaaggatgaAAATTCATGAACACCTATCTGATGATATGCCTTCGAAATTCCACCTTTACCAACAATCTGTGCAG TCTCCCAAAGGAGACATAAGTTATATGCAAAAATTCTTTCTCATGTACGTGGGTGGAAGGATGCCCCTCCATCTTCAAGAAGATTTCTGTGGCACTGCCTTGCTTAG TACGGAATGGCTCCGCAGTGATCCAAGAAGAACAGCAGTAGGACTGGACTTGGATGTTGAGGCACTTCATTGGTGCATGGAAAACAACATACCTAAAGTTGGGGCTGATGGCTTTTCTAGAATATCCCTCTATCATGGGAATGTCCTACAACCTCTTCAGTCTAAACTTGTGAAAATGGATCCGCAGGAGCAGTTAAGGAACACTTCACTGACAGAGGATGCTGCGAATTTGCAGGCTGGTTTGCTGGAATCTGACCTTCAAACAGGATCTGCTTCCGAAGATGCTGAGTCAAACAAGAGAGGCTTTCCACCTAGAAGAGATATTGTGTGTGCTTTTAACTACAGCTGCTGCTGTCTTCATAAACGAGCAGATCTGGTTTTGTATTTCAAGCATGCTCACGATGCCTTGTCTGCTAAAGGTGGAATCTTTGTCATGGATTTGTATGGGGGTACATCTTCAGAGAACAAGCTGAGGCTTCAGAGGAGATTTCCTAATTTCACG TATGTCTGGGAGCAAGCTGAATTTGACATCATTCAGCGTAAAACAAGGATTAGCCTCCATTTTCATCTGAATAAGCAACAAAGAAAACTTCGCCATGCATTTTCGTACAGCTGGAGGCT GTGGACATTGCCCGAGGTCAAGGATTGCTTGGAAGAAGCTGGATTTCGATCTGTTCACTTTTGGATAAGAGAGATGCCTGACACCACAGAAATTGTAAGAACAGAGGGACTTGGTGCTCGGAAGGATATAAAATATGAAGAGGCAACCAATTTTCAGCAACAAGATTCTTGGAATGCTTACATAGTTGGTGTTGCATAG
- the LOC107629334 gene encoding DNA polymerase epsilon subunit 3, which yields MAEEAKPVPEAEELPRTIVRRIVKDKLSRCSEDGDISVNKDALLAFSESARIFIHYISATANDICKESKRQIVNADDIFKALEETDFSEFIRPLKASLEDFRKKNAGKKAAVSKEKESGKNKKRKVEGEPSGKVKSDNGESPEKGESGDAE from the exons atggCGGAGGAGGCGAAACCGGTGCCGGAGGCGGAAGAGCTTCCCAGGACTATCGTGCGCCGCATCGTGAAGGATAAGCTATCCCGATGCTCCGAAGACGGAGACATATCCGTCAACAAAGACGCACTTCTTGCATTCTCTGAAAGTGCCAGGATCTTTATCCACTACATTTCCGCAAC AGCTAATGACATTTGTAAGGAGTCAAAGAGGCAGATAGTCAATGCTGATGATATTTTCAAAGCTCTTGAAGAAACTGACTTCTCTGAGTTTATCCGCCCTCTTAAAGCTTCTCTTGAAG ACTTCAGGAAGAAGAATGCTGGGAAGAAAGCAGCAGTGtcaaaagaaaaggaaagtggGAAGAACAAGAAAAGGAAGGTGGAAGGGGAGCCATCTGGTAAAGTCAAATCTGATAATGGGGAGTCACCCGAGAAAGGGGAGAGTGGTGATGCCGAATGA
- the LOC107629336 gene encoding uncharacterized protein At2g27730, mitochondrial, giving the protein MAMRVAARNASRRLFSSGSGKILSEEEKAAENAYFKKAEQEKLEKLARKGPQSEAKPATGSGGSVPDAKPSGSAHTDASAEKVSTDKYRNYAVVAGTITFLSGLGWYLKGTAKKPEVQD; this is encoded by the exons ATGGCAATGCGGGTGGCTGCAAGAAATGCATCTAGAAGGCTATTTAGCAGCGGCTCTGGAAAAATACTCAGTGAGGAGGAGAAGGCCGCTGAAAATGCATACTTTAAG AAAGCTGAGCAAGAGAAGTTGGAGAAGCTTGCTCGCAAG GGACCTCAATCAGAAGCCAAGCCAGCCACAGGCTCAGGGGGTTCAGTACCTGATGCCAAGCCCAGTGGCTCAGCACATACAGATGCATCAGCTGAAAAGGTTTCAACTGACAAGTACCGGAATTATGCAGTTGTGGCAGGTACAATAACATTTCTTAGTGGTTTGGGTTGGTACCTCAAGGGCACTGCAAAAAAGCCAGAGGTGCAGGATTGA